In Saccharicrinis fermentans DSM 9555 = JCM 21142, a genomic segment contains:
- the galE gene encoding UDP-glucose 4-epimerase GalE produces MSKQILVTGGTGYIGSHTVVELQNAGFDVVVVDNLSNSQIEVLDNIEKITGIRPAFEQFDLADSVLTDAFFQKYNNLDAIIHFAAFKAVGESVQKPLEYYRNNLNSLMNLLAGMKKYDIANLVFSSSCTVYGQPDVLPVTEATPRKEAESPYGNTKAICEDIMRDFCKVNEAVNCIALRYFNPIGAHESGLIGEFPVGVPNNLVPFITQTAAGLRDELSVFGDDYDTPDGTAVRDYINVVDLSKAHVVAINRLIDDKKKANYEFFNIGTGEGYSVMQLVKAFIEVNHVDLKYKVVGRREGDIEKIWADTSYANNELGWKSEKTLEETLASAWKWEKNVRGIQ; encoded by the coding sequence ATGAGTAAGCAAATATTAGTTACAGGCGGAACCGGATATATTGGTTCACATACTGTTGTTGAATTACAGAATGCTGGTTTTGATGTTGTTGTTGTGGATAATTTGTCAAATTCTCAAATTGAGGTGTTGGATAATATCGAAAAAATTACAGGCATTCGTCCGGCTTTTGAACAATTCGATTTGGCGGATAGTGTTTTAACTGATGCATTTTTTCAGAAGTATAATAATCTTGACGCCATCATTCATTTTGCTGCATTTAAAGCAGTGGGAGAGTCGGTTCAAAAACCTTTGGAATATTATCGTAACAACTTAAATTCCTTGATGAACCTGTTGGCTGGCATGAAAAAATATGACATTGCTAATTTGGTTTTTTCTTCATCGTGTACGGTTTATGGTCAGCCTGATGTTTTGCCTGTAACCGAAGCTACACCTCGAAAGGAAGCTGAGTCTCCCTACGGAAACACTAAGGCAATTTGTGAAGATATTATGCGTGATTTTTGTAAGGTGAACGAAGCTGTAAATTGTATTGCCTTGCGTTATTTTAATCCTATTGGAGCACATGAGTCTGGTTTGATTGGTGAATTTCCGGTTGGAGTACCCAATAACCTGGTGCCTTTTATTACACAAACAGCAGCCGGACTTCGTGATGAGTTAAGTGTGTTTGGCGATGATTATGATACCCCGGATGGAACAGCTGTGAGGGATTATATTAATGTGGTGGATTTGTCTAAAGCCCATGTTGTTGCAATCAATAGGCTTATTGATGATAAAAAGAAAGCCAACTACGAATTTTTTAACATAGGTACCGGAGAGGGATATTCGGTAATGCAATTGGTGAAAGCTTTTATTGAAGTGAATCATGTTGATTTAAAATATAAGGTTGTTGGTAGAAGAGAGGGTGATATCGAGAAGATATGGGCGGATACTTCATATGCCAATAATGAGTTAGGTTGGAAATCAGAAAAAACATTGGAAGAGACTTTGGCTTCTGCATGGAAATGGGAGAAAAATGTGAGAGGTATTCAATAG
- the rfbB gene encoding dTDP-glucose 4,6-dehydratase, whose translation MKKILITGGAGFIGSHVVRLFVLQYPQYHIFNLDALTYAGNLENLKDIENEPNYTFIKGDIVSEQAMNSLFEKHQFDGVIHLAAESHVDRSISDPLSFIKTNILGTVNLLNAAKNTWHDNYEGKLFYHISTDEVYGSLGKTGLFTETTAYDPRSPYSSSKASSDHLVRAYHHTYGMPVVISNCSNNYGPNQFPEKLIPLAIHNIKNNKPIPVYGKGENVRDWLFVMDHARAIDMIYHRGNNGETYNIGGINEWTNIDLIRKMCEVLDRKLNRPAGTCANLITFVKDRAGHDMRYAIDSSKLMNELGWKPSLQFEEGIEKTIDWYLDNEEWMRNITDGSYEKYYQKQYEDR comes from the coding sequence ATGAAAAAAATTCTTATTACTGGGGGTGCAGGTTTTATTGGTTCGCATGTAGTTCGTTTGTTTGTTCTGCAATATCCACAATATCATATTTTTAATTTGGATGCGTTAACCTATGCCGGAAATCTGGAAAACCTGAAGGATATCGAAAATGAACCTAACTATACCTTTATCAAAGGTGATATTGTTTCTGAACAGGCAATGAATAGTCTTTTTGAGAAGCATCAGTTTGATGGGGTTATTCATCTGGCTGCTGAGTCGCATGTCGATCGCTCCATTTCGGACCCTCTCTCTTTTATTAAAACCAATATTTTAGGTACGGTTAATTTGTTGAACGCAGCTAAAAATACTTGGCATGATAATTACGAGGGAAAATTATTTTATCACATCTCTACTGATGAAGTCTATGGTTCTTTAGGCAAGACGGGATTGTTTACTGAAACTACAGCTTACGACCCACGAAGTCCGTATTCTTCGTCAAAGGCCAGTAGTGATCATTTGGTACGGGCTTATCATCATACTTATGGTATGCCGGTTGTTATCTCCAATTGTTCCAATAATTACGGTCCCAATCAGTTTCCTGAGAAGTTAATCCCTCTGGCTATTCATAACATCAAAAATAATAAGCCAATTCCTGTTTATGGAAAGGGTGAAAATGTGCGGGATTGGCTATTTGTTATGGATCATGCCCGCGCTATTGATATGATTTATCATCGGGGTAACAATGGCGAGACCTATAATATTGGAGGCATTAATGAGTGGACTAATATTGATCTGATCAGAAAGATGTGTGAGGTGTTGGATCGAAAACTGAATCGGCCAGCAGGAACATGTGCTAATCTAATAACTTTTGTAAAGGATAGAGCAGGTCATGATATGCGTTATGCAATTGACTCATCTAAGCTCATGAATGAACTGGGTTGGAAGCCATCGTTGCAATTTGAAGAAGGAATAGAAAAAACCATCGACTGGTATCTGGATAATGAAGAGTGGATGAGAAATATAACGGATGGTAGCTATGAGAAATATTACCAGAAGCAATATGAAGATCGATGA
- a CDS encoding HU domain-containing protein, producing MLNLEKHINDLLYLYDCVIVPGLGGFVANRKNAELNEKTGVFSPPCRKIGFNKSLSHNDGLLINHIANAEGISYEECNNKLSQYISILKFQLTRGEIISIGSAGELKNDVVGNTIFIPAREESFSTDSFGLSTFHFKTLEQIKEQNEPARRLVRRTLNAKSTRQIAASVALILGFLMVTPDFGNQTQYSNFSDIFPRMEQVSVSTNDDELLTTEPYTATPVSAIETKTEAEPMLINNKYFIIAGSFKAKQPAQQFLDKLKKKGIESAELISSNGRFRVSVEGFADKQEAVEALDIHRKSNGFSSAWLLSLQ from the coding sequence ATGCTTAATCTAGAAAAACATATCAACGACTTACTTTATTTATACGATTGCGTAATTGTTCCAGGCTTGGGAGGCTTTGTGGCAAACAGAAAAAACGCCGAGTTAAATGAAAAAACCGGTGTTTTCAGTCCTCCCTGTAGAAAAATAGGTTTTAACAAAAGCCTATCGCATAACGATGGTTTATTAATCAATCATATTGCGAATGCCGAAGGAATCAGCTACGAAGAATGTAATAATAAGTTGAGTCAATACATCAGCATCCTTAAGTTTCAACTTACCAGAGGAGAAATTATATCTATTGGCTCTGCCGGGGAGCTAAAGAATGACGTTGTGGGTAATACCATATTTATCCCTGCGCGTGAAGAATCATTTTCAACAGATTCGTTTGGGCTAAGTACTTTTCATTTTAAAACACTGGAACAAATTAAAGAGCAAAATGAACCAGCACGAAGACTTGTTCGTAGAACGCTCAATGCCAAAAGCACACGCCAAATTGCAGCCAGTGTAGCACTCATTTTAGGATTTCTAATGGTTACACCCGACTTTGGTAACCAAACACAGTACAGTAACTTTTCGGATATATTCCCCCGGATGGAACAAGTTTCCGTTAGTACAAACGACGACGAATTGCTAACTACTGAGCCATATACAGCGACGCCAGTTAGCGCTATAGAAACAAAGACGGAAGCTGAACCGATGCTAATTAATAATAAATATTTTATTATTGCCGGCAGCTTTAAAGCCAAGCAACCGGCGCAACAGTTTCTAGATAAACTAAAAAAGAAAGGCATTGAGAGTGCAGAGCTAATATCTTCCAATGGACGTTTCAGAGTTTCAGTAGAGGGTTTTGCTGATAAGCAAGAGGCCGTTGAAGCGCTTGACATCCATCGAAAAAGCAATGGATTCAGCTCTGCTTGGTTATTGTCGCTCCAATAA